Proteins from a single region of Cydia pomonella isolate Wapato2018A chromosome 13, ilCydPomo1, whole genome shotgun sequence:
- the LOC133524569 gene encoding uncharacterized protein LOC133524569, producing the protein MVSFDVTSLFTNVPVDKTIGIISNLVSQTNLPAVYMEAKDLFLKSGYLMWHGEYYLQVDGVDIGLTDSSCDRQYLMEWFEENALNSGPVRPKYWWRYVDDVFTIVSKNGLRVLTEHLNTRHHKSHFTVEEKNEGKLPFLDVLVMRKPCGRIQTAVEQEKLYRRDGPEHFRRVIGRSLRRSVNASS; encoded by the exons ATGGTGAGTTTTGACGTCACGTCTCTGTTCACCAATGTGCCGGTGGATAAGACTATTGGGATTATTTCTAACCTCGTGAGTCAGACTAATTTGCCTGCCGTGTACATGGAAGCAAAAGACTTATTTCTAAAATCGGGATATTTAATGTGGCACGGGGAATATTACCTTCAGGTTGATGGAGTGGACATTGGGCTCACCGATAGCTCCTGTGACCGCCAATATCTTATGGAATGGTTTGAAGAAAATGCTTTGAATAGCGGGCCTGTTCGACCTAAATATTGGTGGCGGTATGTTGATGACGTCTTCACTATTGTCTCGAAAAACGGCCTAAGGGTTCTCACGGAGCACCTTAATACTAGGCATCATAAGAGCCACTTCACAGTGGAGGAGAAAAATGAAGGAAAACTGCCGTTTCTGGATGTCTTGGTTATGCGTAAACCTTGTGGACGGATACAAACCGCAGTG GAGCAGGAGAAACTATATAGGAGGGACGGGCCGGAACATTTCCGCCGAGTCATCGGCCGCAGTCTGCGCcggtccgtcaacgcaagctcctaA